A region from the Canis aureus isolate CA01 chromosome 8, VMU_Caureus_v.1.0, whole genome shotgun sequence genome encodes:
- the LOC144319195 gene encoding hemoglobin subunit zeta-like, whose product MSLTKAERTIILSMWGKISTQADAIGTEALERLFASFPQTKTYFPHFELRAGSAHLRAHGAKVVAALGDAVRSLDDVAGALSRLSELHAYILRVDPVNFKLLSHCLLVTLASHFPADLTADAHAAWDKFLSLVSCVLTEKYR is encoded by the exons ATGTCTCTGACCAAGGCCGAGAGGACCATCATCCTGTCCATGTGGGGCAAGATCTCCACCCAGGCGGATGCTATTGGCACCGAGGCCCTGGAGAG GCTCTTCGCCAGCTTCCCGCAGACCAAGACCTACTTCCCGCACTTCGAGCTGCGCGCGGGCTCGGCGCACCTGAGGGCGCACGGCGCCAAGGTGGTGGCCGCGCTGGGCGACGCGGTGCGCAGCCTCGACGACGTGGCGGGCGCCCTGTCCAGGCTGAGCGAGCTGCACGCCTACATCCTGCGCGTGGACCCGGTCAACTtcaag CTGCTGTCCCACTGTCTGCTGGTCACCCTGGCCTCGCACTTCCCCGCCGACCTCACGGCCGACGCCCACGCCGCGTGGGACAAGTTCCTGTCGCTCGTGTCCTGCGTCCTGACCGAGAAGTACCGCTGA
- the HBM gene encoding hemoglobin subunit mu, whose product MLSAQERAQVAQVWDLIAGHEAAFGAELLLRLFTVYPSTKTYFPHLGSCADKAQLLSHGRRMLEAVGVAVQHLDNLRAALRPLADLHAQVLRVDPSNFPLLIQCFQVVLASHLQDEFTVEMQAAWDKFLTGVAVVLTEKYR is encoded by the exons ATGCTCAGCGCCCAGGAGCGCGCCCAGGTAGCGCAGGTCTGGGACCTGATCGCGGGCCACGAGGCGGCCTTTGGGGCGGAGCTGCTGCTCAG GCTCTTCACCGTGTACCCCAGCACCAAGACCTACTTCCCGCACCTGGGCTCCTGCGCCGACAAGGCGCAGCTGCTGAGCCACGGGCGGCGCATGCTGGAGGCGGTGGGCGTGGCCGTGCAGCACCTGGACAACCTGCGCGCCGCGCTGAGGCCGCTGGCCGACCTGCACGCCCAGGTGCTGCGCGTGGACCCCTCCAACTTCCCG CTGCTGATCCAGTGTTTCCAGGTGGTGCTGGCCTCCCACCTGCAGGACGAGTTCACCGTGGAGATGCAGGCGGCGTGGGACAAGTTCCTGACGGGCGTGGCGGTGGTGCTGACGGAGAAGTACCGCTGA